The following are encoded in a window of Acidimicrobiales bacterium genomic DNA:
- a CDS encoding response regulator transcription factor — translation MSIRLMLADDHRMLREGLRRSMTEHGFDVVGEAADGAEAVDLAGELNPDVILMDVTMPELDGVEATRLVKAANPAIRVIMLTMHADQEVLAAAIRSGASGYLVKDCSTEEIADAIRAAISGDTTLSPALAASMLNEVRKLDPPEQAEEDRVVTKREEEVLQLIADGCSTPEVAERLYISQKTVKNHLASIYQKLDARDRTQAVLQAVRMGIVSLD, via the coding sequence GTGAGCATCCGATTGATGCTGGCCGACGATCACCGAATGCTCCGCGAGGGCCTGCGGCGGTCGATGACCGAGCACGGGTTCGACGTCGTCGGAGAAGCCGCCGACGGCGCCGAAGCGGTCGACCTGGCCGGCGAGCTGAACCCCGACGTGATCCTCATGGACGTCACCATGCCCGAGCTCGACGGGGTGGAGGCCACCCGGCTGGTCAAGGCCGCCAACCCGGCCATCCGGGTGATCATGCTCACCATGCACGCCGACCAGGAGGTGCTGGCCGCCGCCATCCGCTCCGGGGCCAGCGGCTACCTCGTCAAGGACTGCTCCACCGAGGAGATCGCCGACGCCATCCGGGCCGCGATCTCCGGCGACACCACCCTCTCCCCCGCCCTCGCCGCTTCGATGCTCAACGAGGTGCGCAAGCTCGACCCGCCCGAACAGGCCGAGGAGGATCGAGTCGTCACCAAGCGCGAGGAAGAGGTTCTCCAGCTCATCGCCGACGGGTGCTCGACCCCCGAGGTGGCAGAACGCCTCTACATCAGCCAGAAGACGGTGAAGAACCACCTGGCGTCGATCTACCAGAAGCTCGACGCCCGCGACCGCACCCAGGCGGTGCTGCAGGCGGTCCGCATGGGCATCGTGAGCCTCGACTGA
- a CDS encoding CpaF family protein, which yields MSLYKRLHEQQGGSAPATGISAARRDPVLDELRQRIHHHLIDELGPILYDKRLSEEDLRRRVHDQLQTALAQERTPLTAADKAQLIQDVSDDILGYGPIDRLLKEEAVTEIMVNGPDSVYVERTGRIEKDSASFVDETHLRRIIDKIVGQVGRRIDESNPMVDARLPDGSRVNAIIHPLAIGGPYLTIRKFATDPLQIDDLIRFGTLNAQSARFLQACVVGRLNIIVSGGTGTGKTTTLNVLSSFIPSDERIVTVEDAKELQLHQDHVLSLEARPPNIEGRGQVTIRDLVKNCLRMRPDRIVVGECRAGEALDMLQAMNTGHDGSITTVHSNSPRDTLSRIETMTLMAGFDLPIRAIREQMASALDLVVHLSRLRDGTRRITHITEVQGMEGDVITLQDIFLFDYHMGVDEHGRFRGHLKATGVRPKFAEKLSDLGIRMGAEVFQPEPTGRKAVER from the coding sequence ATGTCGTTGTACAAGCGACTCCACGAACAACAGGGCGGAAGCGCACCGGCAACCGGGATCTCGGCGGCGCGCCGCGATCCGGTGCTCGACGAGCTCCGCCAGCGGATCCACCACCATCTCATCGACGAGCTGGGCCCGATCCTCTACGACAAGCGGCTCAGCGAGGAGGACCTGCGGCGGCGGGTGCACGACCAGCTCCAGACCGCGCTGGCCCAGGAGCGCACGCCGCTCACCGCGGCCGACAAGGCCCAGCTCATCCAGGACGTCTCCGACGACATCCTCGGGTACGGGCCCATCGATCGCCTGCTCAAGGAGGAGGCGGTCACCGAGATCATGGTGAACGGCCCCGACAGCGTCTATGTCGAACGAACGGGCCGCATCGAGAAGGACTCGGCGTCGTTCGTCGACGAGACCCACCTGCGGCGCATCATCGACAAGATCGTCGGCCAGGTCGGTCGCCGCATCGACGAGTCGAACCCGATGGTCGACGCCCGGCTCCCCGACGGCTCACGGGTCAACGCGATCATCCACCCGCTGGCCATCGGCGGTCCGTACCTCACGATCCGCAAGTTCGCGACCGATCCGCTCCAGATCGACGACCTGATCCGCTTCGGCACGCTCAACGCCCAGTCGGCCCGGTTCCTGCAGGCCTGCGTGGTGGGGCGGCTCAACATCATCGTCTCGGGCGGTACCGGCACCGGCAAGACCACCACCTTGAACGTGTTGTCGTCGTTCATCCCCTCCGACGAGCGCATCGTCACCGTCGAGGACGCCAAGGAGCTCCAGCTCCACCAGGACCACGTGTTGTCGCTCGAGGCCCGCCCGCCCAACATCGAGGGCAGGGGACAGGTCACCATCCGCGACCTGGTCAAGAACTGCCTCCGGATGAGGCCCGACCGCATCGTGGTCGGCGAGTGCCGTGCCGGTGAGGCGCTCGACATGCTGCAGGCCATGAACACCGGCCACGACGGCTCGATCACCACGGTGCACTCCAACAGCCCCCGCGACACGCTGTCGCGCATCGAGACCATGACCCTCATGGCCGGGTTCGACCTGCCGATCCGGGCCATCCGCGAACAGATGGCCTCGGCGCTCGATCTGGTCGTGCATCTCTCCCGCCTGCGTGACGGCACCCGCCGCATCACCCACATCACCGAGGTGCAGGGCATGGAGGGCGACGTGATCACCCTCCAGGACATCTTCTTGTTCGACTACCACATGGGCGTCGACGAGCACGGCCGGTTCCGTGGCCACCTCAAGGCCACGGGTGTGCGCCCCAAGTTCGCCGAGAAGCTCTCCGATCTGGGCATCCGCATGGGTGCCGAGGTGTTCCAGCCCGAACCCACCGGACGCAAGGCGGTCGAACGTTGA
- the cpaB gene encoding Flp pilus assembly protein CpaB — translation MSSRRTLILIAAIAVGAIAAFALYNYVQGIEDRAYEEAERVEVFKVDRNIPQGFPGAEAVEERYIVRSEIPREFLPANAVNDPDQIVGLVALNELSANQVLVDGMFVDPSVALISFAERIDPEEATVTISVDQVGGVAGLLVPGDKVNMLVSAGLHEYPEDQLPPVGTGPGTPNSPGLEFIEIPYDSHARYLYQAVEILAIGQSPVPQPGETVDAAEVAGQSGLITFAVPPEAVQRIVAASGIYLSLVNPEYEPQVLPMPDPYEVLPGEDPARLTPYGPGGRE, via the coding sequence TTGAGCTCTCGCAGAACGCTGATCCTGATCGCGGCGATCGCCGTCGGCGCCATCGCCGCGTTCGCCCTCTACAACTACGTGCAGGGGATCGAGGACCGCGCGTACGAAGAGGCCGAGCGCGTCGAGGTGTTCAAGGTCGACCGCAACATCCCACAGGGGTTCCCCGGCGCCGAGGCGGTCGAGGAGCGCTACATCGTCCGCAGCGAGATCCCCCGCGAGTTCCTGCCGGCCAACGCGGTGAACGACCCCGACCAGATCGTCGGTCTGGTGGCGCTCAACGAGCTCTCCGCCAACCAGGTCCTGGTCGACGGCATGTTCGTCGACCCGTCGGTGGCGCTGATCAGCTTCGCCGAGCGCATCGACCCCGAAGAGGCCACCGTCACCATCTCGGTCGACCAGGTCGGTGGCGTGGCCGGTCTGCTGGTGCCCGGCGACAAGGTCAACATGTTGGTCTCCGCCGGCCTCCACGAGTATCCCGAGGACCAGCTCCCGCCGGTCGGGACCGGCCCCGGCACCCCCAACAGCCCTGGTCTCGAGTTCATCGAGATCCCCTACGACTCCCACGCCCGGTACCTGTACCAGGCGGTGGAGATCCTGGCTATCGGCCAGAGCCCGGTACCCCAGCCCGGCGAGACCGTCGATGCGGCCGAGGTGGCGGGCCAGTCCGGCCTCATCACCTTCGCGGTGCCGCCCGAGGCGGTGCAGCGGATCGTCGCCGCCAGCGGGATCTACCTCTCGCTGGTCAACCCCGAGTACGAGCCCCAGGTGCTGCCCATGCCCGATCCCTACGAGGTGCTCCCGGGCGAGGACCCTGCCCGCCTGACCCCATACGGCCCAGGTGGCAGGGAGTAG
- a CDS encoding P-loop NTPase, translating to MMPAGVAIAVVDFDQSVRNRLAMQLGEGATTFGSVGELTSRLLGSPVVAVLGPSCAHGPELTAVEELVRVHREVGAILLTEELTTELLQQALRAGVRDVLAAPVETNQLLATVQRVADTIAPVGGGGGAPQGAGSEVLPETGELGRVTTVFSTKGGSGKSVIAANLAVVLAMRSDRPVVLVDADLQFGDVAVMLKLAPQHTIVDAVSSIQKLDASLLQSLLVTHEGSGLLVLPAPLEPAFADQIGAEEMVRIIDLLRTFCSHVVVDTPAYFNDVVLGLIEASDDVLLVAGMDIPNIKNVKIGLQTLKLLNTPMEKLHLILNRANSKVKLEVNEVEKTLGVKATALIPSDVIVPQAVNKGTPVVLTAPKSGVTKAIEELAGHFMAPGDRRRK from the coding sequence ATGATGCCCGCCGGAGTTGCGATCGCTGTTGTCGACTTCGATCAGTCGGTCCGCAACCGCTTGGCGATGCAGCTGGGCGAGGGCGCCACCACCTTCGGCAGCGTCGGCGAGCTGACCAGCCGGCTGCTGGGCAGCCCGGTCGTCGCCGTGCTCGGCCCGTCGTGTGCCCACGGCCCCGAGCTCACCGCGGTCGAGGAGCTGGTGCGGGTGCATCGCGAGGTCGGTGCCATCTTGTTGACCGAGGAGCTCACCACCGAGCTGCTCCAACAGGCGCTGCGGGCCGGGGTCCGCGACGTGCTCGCCGCTCCGGTCGAGACCAACCAGCTGCTGGCCACGGTGCAGCGCGTCGCCGACACGATCGCCCCTGTCGGCGGTGGTGGTGGGGCGCCCCAGGGGGCCGGGAGCGAGGTGTTGCCCGAGACCGGCGAGCTCGGCCGGGTCACCACGGTGTTCTCCACCAAGGGCGGTTCCGGCAAGTCGGTCATCGCTGCCAACCTGGCGGTGGTGCTCGCCATGCGCAGCGACCGCCCCGTGGTGCTGGTCGATGCCGATCTGCAGTTCGGCGACGTGGCGGTCATGCTCAAGCTCGCCCCGCAGCACACCATCGTCGACGCCGTCAGCTCCATCCAGAAGCTCGACGCCTCGCTGCTCCAGAGCCTGCTGGTCACCCACGAGGGATCGGGCCTGCTGGTCCTGCCGGCTCCCCTCGAGCCGGCCTTCGCCGACCAGATCGGCGCCGAGGAGATGGTCCGCATCATCGACCTCCTGCGCACCTTCTGCTCCCACGTCGTGGTCGACACCCCCGCCTACTTCAACGACGTGGTGCTGGGCCTCATCGAGGCCAGCGACGACGTGTTGCTGGTGGCGGGCATGGACATCCCCAACATCAAGAACGTCAAGATCGGCCTGCAGACCCTGAAGCTGCTGAACACCCCGATGGAGAAGCTGCACCTCATCCTCAACCGGGCGAACTCCAAGGTGAAGCTCGAGGTCAACGAGGTCGAAAAGACCCTCGGGGTGAAGGCAACGGCGCTGATCCCCTCCGACGTGATCGTCCCCCAAGCGGTCAACAAGGGCACCCCGGTGGTGCTCACCGCCCCCAAGTCCGGGGTCACCAAGGCCATCGAGGAGCTCGCCGGGCATTTCATGGCCCCCGGGGACCGTCGCCGGAAGTGA
- a CDS encoding Flp family type IVb pilin, whose product MLQFNYLKTWLQARFADSERGASLVEYALLVALIAVVCIAAITLLGTAASEKFESVESAISGA is encoded by the coding sequence ATGCTGCAGTTCAACTACCTCAAGACCTGGCTTCAGGCCCGCTTCGCCGACAGCGAGCGTGGTGCGTCGCTGGTCGAGTACGCCCTCCTCGTGGCCCTCATCGCCGTGGTGTGCATCGCCGCCATCACCCTGCTGGGCACCGCCGCCAGCGAGAAGTTCGAGAGCGTCGAGTCGGCCATCTCCGGCGCCTGA
- a CDS encoding GAF domain-containing sensor histidine kinase yields MTNHDVDDPDASQTDPIEDDAPRRGRARLTTARLRNAGGIDDNVPLISASALGGDVDRLAPFSSAILAIRWATTMVCLALAYPSFADNDLAVVIATVVVLTYTALRTVSPIRYLGDTASLLAVLGEVALFTLAVAASGFWSSPLVVSLVSAVMVAGFARGFGFAIRIGAVAALAIGLPDTQRPEYAFQTDGAIALQWTVILLMVGLIAGYARRISGEADRQHTLALDRLGRLADANALLFSLHRVAQTLPASLDYDEVLDSTVQRLRGLIDFDALAILLADDTDDTWSVARREGLRLKEHLSSDDLPPVLRSVTERPELVIQNELVPSSPGLAPSMGSGIYAPLIARSSLIGLLVLEHRSDQHFTRRDVELVNGFVEPVALAIDNARWFGRLRTVGADEERTRIARELHDRIGQSLAYLAFELDRIVSANDKGNDVAPSLLQLREDVRGVIGEVRDTLYDLRTDVSEVQDMADTLDQFIQRVIDRTGLDITLYADRGERLPILQEREMWRIAQEALANVEKHAKATRVRVLWRCNGSAAALEVADDGQGFPVGTAGRLDSYGIMGMRERAASIGATLDVLSEPGKGTRVRCYLAQS; encoded by the coding sequence GTGACCAACCACGACGTGGACGACCCCGACGCCAGCCAAACCGACCCGATCGAGGACGACGCTCCTCGACGTGGGCGCGCACGCCTGACCACCGCCCGTCTGCGCAACGCCGGCGGCATCGACGACAACGTCCCCCTGATCAGCGCCTCGGCCCTGGGCGGAGACGTCGACCGCCTCGCTCCCTTCTCCTCCGCCATCCTGGCCATCCGCTGGGCGACCACCATGGTCTGCCTCGCGCTCGCCTACCCGAGCTTCGCCGACAACGACCTGGCGGTGGTGATCGCAACGGTGGTGGTGCTCACCTACACCGCACTGCGCACCGTCAGTCCGATCCGCTACCTGGGCGACACCGCGAGCCTGCTCGCCGTCCTCGGCGAGGTCGCGCTGTTCACCCTCGCGGTCGCCGCCAGCGGGTTCTGGAGCTCACCGCTGGTCGTCAGCCTGGTGAGCGCGGTGATGGTCGCCGGCTTCGCGCGGGGCTTCGGCTTCGCCATCCGCATCGGCGCCGTCGCCGCCCTGGCCATCGGGCTCCCCGACACCCAGCGGCCCGAGTACGCCTTCCAGACCGACGGTGCCATCGCCCTGCAGTGGACCGTGATCCTGCTCATGGTGGGGCTGATCGCCGGCTACGCCCGGCGCATCTCCGGCGAGGCCGACCGCCAGCACACCCTGGCGCTCGACCGCCTCGGTCGCCTCGCCGACGCCAACGCCCTGCTGTTCTCGCTCCATCGGGTGGCACAGACGCTTCCCGCCTCGCTCGACTACGACGAGGTGCTCGACTCCACCGTGCAGCGCCTCCGTGGCCTCATCGACTTCGACGCGCTGGCCATCCTGCTGGCCGACGACACCGACGACACCTGGTCGGTCGCCCGCCGCGAGGGCCTGCGCCTCAAGGAACATCTCAGCTCCGACGACCTTCCACCGGTGCTGCGCTCGGTCACCGAACGGCCCGAACTGGTCATCCAGAACGAGCTGGTGCCATCGAGCCCCGGGCTCGCCCCGTCGATGGGCTCGGGGATCTACGCCCCGCTGATCGCCCGCTCCTCGCTGATCGGGCTCCTCGTGCTGGAACACCGGTCCGACCAGCACTTCACCCGCCGCGACGTCGAGCTGGTGAACGGCTTCGTCGAACCCGTCGCCCTCGCCATCGACAACGCCCGCTGGTTCGGACGCCTGCGCACCGTCGGCGCCGACGAGGAACGGACACGAATCGCCCGGGAGCTGCACGACCGGATCGGGCAGTCCCTGGCCTACCTCGCCTTCGAGCTCGACCGCATCGTGTCGGCCAACGACAAGGGCAACGACGTCGCCCCGTCGCTGCTGCAGCTGCGCGAGGACGTGCGGGGCGTGATCGGCGAGGTGCGCGACACGCTCTATGACCTGCGCACCGACGTCTCCGAGGTGCAGGACATGGCCGACACCCTCGACCAGTTCATCCAGCGGGTCATCGACCGCACCGGGCTCGACATCACCCTCTACGCCGACCGGGGCGAACGGCTCCCGATCCTGCAGGAGCGCGAGATGTGGCGGATCGCCCAGGAAGCCCTGGCCAACGTGGAGAAGCACGCCAAGGCCACCCGCGTACGGGTCCTGTGGCGCTGCAACGGCAGCGCCGCCGCCCTCGAGGTCGCCGACGACGGACAGGGCTTTCCGGTGGGAACCGCCGGACGCCTCGACTCCTATGGAATCATGGGGATGCGAGAACGCGCCGCGAGCATCGGAGCCACCCTCGACGTGCTCTCAGAGCCGGGCAAGGGTACGAGGGTGCGCTGCTATCTCGCCCAGTCATGA
- a CDS encoding type II secretion system F family protein, with amino-acid sequence MRRRLAGFVVLTLVSVLLGGSLAAAQDNGDNGDDGADEALQYLSVQSVDAREPGTIDLLVGYSGPASAVESATIVENGTEVSPSEVAPVPGSDTLVVLAIDTSEAMEPGDALTRTKRALEDVIADRPEGQRMGIVSLGGGARVVQRPTSDTEALLGALDALVLSSGSPSTTSGIDAAARMIDSEGELASHLVMVVAGSNSGGVTGSRARGAMTTTGAASWVVALEDRGAGADEGFLRSVVGATGGTYTGTVNLDAVPGYLDDYAQQVERHYLVSYPSTTSGPIDLTLQVDGESVEISFITGSVVAGATALQPVEPEQPGGVDFLRENGKLIGVFAAVVAAVLAAFAIGMLVLPDRSSLDTALEVYTEGPALSSDDGDDDGSGYAKTAFIQRAVGLTEQFAERRGFLAKTEATLERSDLPLRAAEAMFFYAAGVVLLAGLAFALTGGNILGALVVTALVGLLPPAIITFVAGRRQKKFEGLLPDTLQLLAGTLRAGYSLMQGVEAVSREVGEPMGKELRRIITEARLGRPLEESMEASATRMDSADFAWAVMAIRIQREVGGNLAELLVTVADTMTQRERLRRDVNALTAEGRVSAFVLGLLPVGLGVVLYLGNPDYMGVLFEETIGQMMLGGSIVLALIGFVWMKKVIDVDV; translated from the coding sequence TTGAGACGACGCCTGGCGGGGTTCGTCGTCCTCACCCTCGTCTCGGTCCTGTTGGGCGGCTCGCTGGCCGCCGCCCAGGACAACGGCGACAATGGCGACGACGGTGCCGACGAGGCGCTGCAGTACCTCAGCGTGCAGTCGGTCGACGCACGCGAGCCGGGCACGATCGACCTCCTGGTCGGCTACAGCGGTCCCGCGTCGGCGGTCGAATCCGCCACCATCGTCGAGAACGGCACCGAGGTCAGCCCGTCCGAGGTCGCGCCGGTGCCCGGCAGCGACACCCTGGTGGTGCTGGCCATCGACACCTCTGAGGCCATGGAGCCCGGCGATGCCCTCACCCGCACCAAGCGGGCGCTCGAGGACGTCATCGCCGACCGCCCCGAGGGCCAGCGGATGGGCATCGTCTCCTTGGGCGGCGGCGCCCGGGTGGTGCAGCGGCCCACCAGCGACACCGAAGCCCTGCTTGGCGCCCTCGACGCGCTGGTGTTGTCCTCGGGTTCTCCGTCGACCACCTCGGGCATCGACGCCGCCGCCCGCATGATCGACAGCGAGGGCGAGCTGGCGTCGCACCTCGTGATGGTCGTCGCCGGCTCCAACAGCGGCGGCGTCACGGGGTCCCGTGCCCGCGGAGCCATGACCACCACGGGTGCAGCCAGCTGGGTGGTCGCCCTCGAGGATCGGGGCGCCGGTGCCGACGAGGGGTTCCTGCGGTCGGTGGTCGGCGCCACCGGCGGCACCTACACCGGCACGGTCAACCTCGACGCGGTGCCCGGCTACCTCGACGACTACGCCCAACAGGTCGAGCGCCACTACCTGGTCTCCTATCCCTCCACCACCTCGGGTCCGATCGACCTCACCCTCCAGGTCGACGGCGAGTCGGTCGAGATCTCGTTCATCACCGGTTCGGTGGTGGCGGGAGCGACCGCACTCCAACCGGTCGAGCCCGAGCAGCCGGGCGGGGTGGACTTCCTGCGTGAGAACGGCAAGCTCATCGGCGTGTTCGCGGCGGTGGTGGCGGCGGTGCTCGCCGCCTTCGCCATCGGCATGTTGGTCCTGCCCGACCGCTCGTCGCTCGACACCGCCCTCGAGGTCTACACCGAGGGACCCGCGCTCTCCTCCGACGACGGCGATGACGACGGCTCGGGCTACGCCAAGACCGCGTTCATCCAGCGGGCGGTGGGTCTCACCGAGCAGTTCGCCGAGCGTCGGGGGTTCCTGGCCAAGACCGAGGCGACCCTCGAACGTTCCGACCTTCCGTTGCGCGCCGCGGAGGCCATGTTCTTCTACGCCGCGGGCGTCGTGCTCCTCGCCGGCCTGGCCTTCGCCCTCACCGGCGGCAACATCCTCGGTGCCCTGGTCGTGACGGCGCTGGTCGGGCTGCTGCCGCCGGCGATCATCACCTTCGTCGCCGGGCGCCGCCAGAAGAAGTTCGAGGGGTTGCTGCCCGACACCCTCCAGCTCCTGGCCGGCACGCTGCGGGCCGGCTACTCGCTCATGCAGGGTGTCGAGGCGGTGTCGCGCGAGGTGGGCGAGCCGATGGGCAAGGAGCTGCGGCGCATCATCACCGAAGCCCGGCTCGGCCGTCCCCTCGAGGAGTCGATGGAGGCCTCGGCCACCCGCATGGACAGCGCCGACTTCGCCTGGGCGGTCATGGCCATCCGCATCCAGCGCGAGGTCGGCGGCAACCTGGCCGAGCTGCTGGTCACCGTCGCCGACACCATGACCCAGCGCGAGCGCCTCCGGCGCGACGTCAACGCGCTCACCGCCGAGGGCCGGGTCAGCGCCTTCGTGCTCGGGCTTCTCCCGGTGGGGCTCGGGGTGGTGCTCTACCTGGGCAACCCCGACTACATGGGTGTGCTGTTCGAGGAGACGATCGGCCAGATGATGCTCGGCGGTTCGATCGTCTTGGCGCTGATCGGGTTCGTCTGGATGAAGAAGGTGATCGACGTTGATGTCTGA
- the rpsA gene encoding 30S ribosomal protein S1, which produces MSDQASTDVAETSAEVPPTTPAPSTSNPSAASGASPEMGTFDEQGDYTPRQVIANDLGDMSIDDAYTASMVDVEDGQLVEGVVVKVDRDEVLLDIGYKSEGVIPSRELSIRNDVDPNEIVNMGERIEALVLQKEDKEGRLLLSKKRAQYERAWGTIEALKEADGVVSGPVIEVVKGGLIIDIGLRGFLPASLVELRRVRDLQPYVGRTLEAKIIELDKNRNNVVLSRRAWLEETQKEQREDFLTNLKPGEIRQGVVSSVVNFGAFVDLGGMDGLVHVSELSWKHVDHPGSVVAVGDEITVQVLEVDLDRERISLSLKATQQDPWQEFAGNHRVGELVYGRVTKLVPFGSFVQVGDGIEGLVHISEMSAHHVELPEQVVTPGEELWVKIIDLDLQRRRISLSIKQAAEGGVVAAEYQEHFGEHAYDDEGNYIGGPTVDADPDAAVPSDAEEAWAEYYHEHPDGAVPGGTAPMDPNIAAGSAEGVAEEPTGLAEEPTGVADEAAAPDAAPDED; this is translated from the coding sequence GTGTCCGACCAGGCAAGCACCGACGTCGCGGAGACCTCCGCCGAGGTGCCCCCGACCACCCCAGCCCCCTCCACCTCCAACCCGTCCGCCGCCAGCGGCGCCAGCCCCGAGATGGGCACCTTCGACGAGCAGGGCGACTACACGCCCCGCCAGGTCATCGCCAACGACCTCGGCGACATGTCGATCGACGACGCCTACACCGCGAGCATGGTCGACGTCGAGGACGGACAGCTCGTCGAAGGGGTCGTCGTCAAGGTCGACCGCGACGAGGTCCTGCTCGACATCGGCTACAAGTCCGAGGGCGTGATCCCCAGCCGCGAGCTGTCGATCCGCAACGACGTCGATCCCAACGAGATCGTCAACATGGGCGAGCGCATCGAAGCCCTCGTCCTCCAGAAGGAGGACAAGGAAGGTCGGCTGCTGCTGTCCAAGAAGCGGGCCCAGTACGAGCGGGCCTGGGGGACCATCGAGGCCCTCAAGGAAGCCGACGGCGTGGTCTCGGGGCCGGTCATCGAGGTCGTCAAGGGCGGTCTCATCATCGACATCGGCCTGCGCGGCTTCCTGCCGGCATCGCTGGTCGAGCTGCGCCGGGTGCGCGACCTCCAGCCCTATGTCGGCCGCACGCTCGAGGCCAAGATCATCGAGCTCGACAAGAACCGCAACAACGTGGTGCTGTCCCGCCGGGCCTGGCTCGAAGAGACACAGAAGGAACAGCGCGAGGACTTCCTCACCAACCTCAAGCCGGGCGAGATCCGCCAGGGCGTGGTGTCCTCGGTGGTCAACTTCGGTGCCTTCGTCGATCTCGGCGGCATGGACGGGCTGGTCCACGTCTCCGAGCTGTCCTGGAAGCACGTCGACCATCCGGGGTCGGTCGTCGCCGTCGGCGACGAGATCACCGTGCAGGTGCTCGAGGTCGATCTCGACCGTGAGCGCATCAGCCTGTCGCTCAAGGCCACCCAGCAGGACCCCTGGCAGGAGTTCGCCGGCAACCACCGGGTCGGCGAGCTCGTGTACGGCCGGGTCACCAAGCTGGTGCCCTTCGGTTCGTTCGTGCAGGTGGGCGACGGCATCGAGGGCCTGGTCCACATCTCGGAGATGTCGGCGCACCACGTCGAGCTCCCCGAACAGGTCGTGACCCCTGGCGAAGAGCTCTGGGTCAAGATCATCGACCTCGACCTGCAGCGCCGCCGAATCAGCCTGTCGATCAAGCAGGCCGCCGAGGGTGGTGTCGTGGCTGCGGAGTACCAGGAGCACTTCGGCGAGCACGCCTACGACGACGAGGGCAACTACATCGGCGGCCCGACCGTCGATGCCGATCCCGATGCCGCGGTCCCCTCCGACGCCGAGGAGGCGTGGGCCGAGTACTACCACGAGCACCCCGACGGTGCAGTGCCCGGCGGCACCGCGCCCATGGATCCCAACATCGCGGCCGGCAGCGCCGAGGGTGTCGCCGAGGAGCCCACTGGTCTCGCCGAGGAGCCCACTGGAGTCGCCGACGAGGCCGCGGCCCCCGACGCGGCCCCGGACGAGGACTGA
- a CDS encoding type II secretion system F family protein, with protein sequence MSDLPLELLVGGLGLGIGLLIFFIGSRVEDKSVVRESLRALDGYEVENVRDQELLAPLADRAFKPILAGLTGLGQRFTPVGYVEGAKRKLVQAGYRSPDSADRFLAVRVVTVVAAPVAALAFYLVNPLDWEGLFLFATLGLILFAFIAGPDAILNRKVEERQYQLRRTLPDVMDLLVISVEAGLGFEQAIDRVVTAVPGALSDEFTRMLGEVRAGATRADAMRAMEKRTDIPEMRSFVLSILQADTFGVSIGRVLRSQADEMRIKRRQLAQERAQKAPVKMMVPMVFCIFPALFVVVLGPAAINISRSF encoded by the coding sequence ATGTCTGACCTTCCCCTCGAGCTGCTGGTCGGCGGCCTCGGCCTCGGCATCGGTCTGCTCATCTTCTTCATCGGCTCCCGGGTCGAGGACAAGTCGGTGGTGCGCGAGTCGCTGCGGGCGCTCGACGGCTACGAGGTCGAGAACGTCCGCGACCAGGAGCTGTTGGCTCCCCTCGCCGATCGTGCCTTCAAGCCGATCCTCGCCGGGCTCACCGGGCTCGGGCAGCGCTTCACCCCGGTCGGCTACGTCGAGGGAGCCAAGAGGAAGCTTGTCCAGGCCGGCTACCGGAGCCCCGACTCGGCCGACCGATTCCTCGCCGTCCGGGTCGTCACCGTGGTGGCGGCGCCTGTCGCCGCGCTGGCGTTCTACCTCGTCAACCCGCTCGACTGGGAGGGGCTGTTCCTCTTCGCCACGCTCGGGCTCATCCTCTTCGCGTTCATCGCCGGTCCCGACGCGATCCTCAACCGCAAGGTCGAAGAGCGCCAGTACCAGCTACGCCGCACGCTCCCCGACGTCATGGATCTTCTGGTCATCAGCGTCGAGGCCGGTCTGGGCTTCGAGCAGGCCATCGACCGGGTGGTCACCGCCGTGCCGGGTGCGCTGTCCGACGAGTTCACCCGGATGCTCGGCGAGGTCCGGGCCGGCGCCACTCGTGCCGATGCCATGCGGGCCATGGAGAAGCGCACCGACATCCCCGAGATGCGCTCCTTCGTGCTCTCGATCCTCCAGGCCGACACCTTCGGCGTGTCCATCGGCCGGGTCCTTCGATCCCAGGCCGACGAGATGCGCATCAAGCGCCGTCAGCTGGCCCAGGAGCGGGCCCAGAAGGCCCCAGTCAAGATGATGGTGCCCATGGTGTTCTGCATCTTCCCGGCGTTGTTCGTGGTGGTGCTCGGCCCCGCCGCCATCAACATCAGCCGCTCGTTCTGA
- a CDS encoding Flp family type IVb pilin, with protein MSHETNKRKTNGLTQAAGEHPPARTWRDRGASLVEYALLLALIAVVCVGALQVLGTSLDERIEDDATQLSDA; from the coding sequence ATGAGCCACGAAACGAACAAGCGCAAGACGAACGGTCTCACGCAGGCGGCAGGCGAGCATCCACCGGCCAGGACGTGGCGGGACCGGGGAGCGTCGCTCGTCGAGTACGCCCTCCTGCTCGCCCTCATCGCCGTCGTCTGCGTCGGCGCCCTGCAGGTGCTGGGCACCTCCCTCGACGAACGCATCGAGGACGACGCCACCCAGCTCAGCGACGCGTGA